In a single window of the Coriobacteriia bacterium genome:
- a CDS encoding cytochrome c3 family protein encodes MRVSVIWQAMREDKMSVNDSEKIGRSPWRRLLAVTLGCIGVFVLLNAAAVTVVAVTPERCLECHTASGAEPLEVRESHAGSACLDCHGGTSAVDAALFAGRQVYGMYLQLDDLEGRSAARVDNAACTSCHDVSGGPSEGGAIRIDHAMCASDRLCTDCHSRVVHGDSVSWPRSYDMFDCVPCHMSQAQSVQCDYCHTERSPAERVRTGTFALTHSANWRETHGMGDSLACGACHDADKCVSCHGAGVPHTPAFVSNHSGPAVQPDARCDSCHTPAFCDDCHGLAMPHPDGFTPGHSALVNAEGDEVCQRCHAPADCVTCHVKHVHPGNAKRSGGDASGE; translated from the coding sequence ATGCGCGTCAGCGTGATCTGGCAGGCCATGCGCGAGGACAAGATGAGCGTGAATGACAGCGAGAAGATAGGAAGAAGCCCGTGGCGTCGGCTGCTTGCGGTCACCCTCGGGTGCATCGGCGTCTTCGTGCTGCTCAATGCTGCGGCTGTGACGGTCGTCGCCGTGACACCCGAGCGGTGTTTGGAATGCCATACGGCGAGCGGCGCAGAACCGCTCGAGGTGCGCGAAAGCCACGCTGGCTCCGCGTGTCTTGACTGCCACGGCGGTACATCGGCGGTCGACGCTGCGCTTTTCGCCGGACGCCAGGTATACGGCATGTACCTGCAGCTGGATGACCTCGAGGGACGGAGCGCTGCGCGGGTCGACAATGCGGCGTGTACGTCGTGCCATGACGTATCCGGCGGACCCTCAGAGGGTGGGGCGATCCGCATCGATCATGCGATGTGCGCGAGCGATCGGCTGTGCACGGACTGCCACTCTCGCGTTGTCCATGGCGACTCCGTGTCGTGGCCCCGCTCCTACGACATGTTCGACTGCGTGCCCTGCCACATGTCGCAGGCGCAGTCGGTTCAGTGCGACTACTGCCACACCGAGCGCTCTCCGGCGGAGCGCGTGCGCACCGGCACCTTCGCGCTCACGCATAGCGCCAACTGGCGAGAGACTCATGGGATGGGTGACTCGCTCGCGTGCGGCGCGTGTCACGACGCCGATAAGTGCGTGTCGTGCCATGGTGCCGGCGTGCCGCACACCCCGGCGTTCGTATCGAATCACAGCGGGCCCGCGGTACAACCGGATGCCAGGTGTGACTCGTGCCATACCCCTGCGTTCTGTGACGACTGCCACGGGCTGGCGATGCCGCACCCCGACGGCTTCACGCCGGGCCACTCCGCGCTCGTGAACGCCGAGGGTGATGAGGTCTGTCAGCGTTGCCACGCGCCGGCCGACTGCGTGACGTGCCATGTGAAGCACGTGCATCCCGGCAACGCGAAACGAAGCGGCGGTGACGCGTCCGGTGAGTGA
- the cimA gene encoding citramalate synthase, with protein sequence MVTLYDTTLRDGTQREGMSLSVDDKLRIAARLDDLGVHYIEGGFPGSNPKDIEFFERAKSLKLNTATITAFGTTCRKGVPAADDEGLRTLLETGCEALCIFGKSWDLHVTEALNATLDENLRMVRESVAHLKAAGRTVFFDAEHFFDGYAANAAYALEVCREAAAAGADAVVLCDTNGGTLPHAVARVIAEVSAVLPGVSLGIHAHNDGACAVANSLVAVEAGCTHVQATANGYGERAGNADLISIIAGLVLKMDDDCISADQLRLLTEVSHFISETANVAPNPHQPYVGASAFAHKGGVHASAAARLPEAYEHIDPARVGNLARVVVSELAGRASLTMKAAELGIDLAGDQATVARVLDGIKDLEHKGYSFETADASLEVMLKKELGTYEPFFTLESFRCLMEKREDGRVMTEATVKIHVGGQRMIATAEGNGPVNALDGALRLAIGRRYPALDDIELTDFKVRVLDEKKGTGAVTRVLIESGDGEKSWGTVGVSENIIEASWEALVDSIDFGLSHPKTPH encoded by the coding sequence ATGGTCACCCTCTATGACACCACGCTCCGCGACGGCACCCAGCGAGAAGGGATGTCGCTCTCCGTCGACGATAAGCTGCGCATCGCAGCGCGTCTCGACGACCTCGGCGTGCACTACATCGAGGGCGGGTTCCCGGGCTCGAACCCCAAAGACATCGAGTTCTTCGAGCGCGCCAAGTCGCTCAAGCTCAACACCGCCACCATCACCGCCTTCGGCACCACCTGCCGCAAGGGCGTGCCCGCTGCCGACGACGAGGGGCTGCGCACGCTGCTGGAGACCGGCTGCGAGGCGCTCTGCATCTTCGGCAAGTCGTGGGACCTGCACGTGACCGAGGCGCTCAACGCCACGCTCGACGAGAATCTGCGGATGGTGCGCGAGAGCGTGGCGCATCTCAAGGCTGCCGGGCGGACCGTGTTCTTCGACGCGGAGCACTTCTTTGACGGGTATGCTGCGAATGCCGCCTACGCGCTCGAGGTATGCCGCGAGGCCGCCGCTGCGGGCGCCGATGCCGTGGTGCTGTGCGACACCAACGGCGGCACGTTGCCGCATGCGGTCGCGCGGGTCATAGCCGAGGTCTCCGCGGTGCTTCCGGGAGTCTCGCTCGGCATCCACGCTCACAACGACGGTGCGTGTGCGGTCGCGAACTCGCTCGTGGCGGTGGAAGCCGGCTGCACGCACGTGCAGGCTACCGCCAACGGCTACGGTGAGCGCGCCGGGAACGCCGACCTCATCTCGATCATCGCGGGTCTGGTGCTCAAGATGGACGACGACTGCATCTCGGCCGACCAACTGCGCCTGCTGACCGAGGTGTCGCACTTCATCTCCGAGACCGCGAACGTGGCGCCGAACCCGCATCAGCCGTACGTGGGCGCGAGCGCGTTCGCGCACAAGGGCGGCGTGCACGCGAGCGCAGCCGCGCGGCTGCCCGAGGCGTACGAGCACATCGACCCGGCGCGCGTGGGCAACCTCGCGCGCGTGGTGGTGAGCGAGCTCGCAGGTAGGGCGTCGCTCACGATGAAGGCCGCCGAACTCGGCATCGACCTTGCCGGCGACCAGGCCACCGTGGCGCGCGTGCTGGACGGCATCAAGGACCTTGAGCACAAGGGCTACTCGTTCGAGACGGCCGACGCCTCGCTCGAAGTCATGCTCAAGAAGGAGCTCGGCACGTACGAGCCGTTCTTCACGCTCGAGAGCTTCCGCTGCCTGATGGAGAAGCGCGAGGACGGGCGTGTGATGACCGAGGCCACGGTGAAGATCCATGTGGGCGGCCAGCGCATGATCGCCACCGCCGAAGGCAACGGTCCCGTGAACGCGCTCGACGGCGCACTGCGTCTCGCGATCGGCCGGCGGTATCCGGCGCTCGACGACATCGAGCTCACGGACTTCAAGGTGCGCGTGCTCGACGAGAAGAAGGGCACCGGCGCGGTCACGCGCGTGCTCATCGAGTCGGGCGACGGCGAGAAGAGCTGGGGCACGGTGGGCGTCTCGGAGAACATCATCGAGGCGTCGTGGGAGGCGCTCGTCGACTCGATCGACTTCGGCCTTTCGCACCCGAAAACGCCGCACTAG
- a CDS encoding MFS transporter encodes MIRSNRNLALVVAARFISRLGGTAVWFIGTMGTAAYIFESTPKQLAIMSAINGAAAIAGSLGAGVLIDRFGPRKVMIWAEILCIAPVLWMMVAPTFPLFIVGSALFSLFGIPTWTAGASFAPYITEGREELERANAYIEGGSSIGFVMGPAVGALISNAFGMRSVFWVMAVASAVAAVVAYFTRIDETPREHVSGNAWADFTDGLKMAYTTRSLRYYILLGSAVWFGFGGFQALESLFYRDVVGVGVEWLGWMNTVFGVGLAAGAAMLPRLPRKLVTARGLAIMTALAGLGSILYVGSTDLMFIAVGALIWGFIIGAEEPLLRTLMHLDSPHEYVGRIIGTAQWHRSAGELLPLAFVPALAATIGIQQTLIGGGILVAIAALGSMGTATALDRTRRANGVVPVEPAPESA; translated from the coding sequence GTGATTCGCTCCAATCGAAACCTCGCGCTGGTCGTGGCCGCGCGATTCATCTCCCGCCTCGGAGGCACGGCTGTCTGGTTCATCGGGACCATGGGCACGGCCGCCTACATCTTCGAGAGCACTCCCAAGCAACTCGCGATCATGTCGGCGATCAACGGGGCGGCTGCGATCGCCGGCTCGCTCGGCGCAGGCGTGCTCATCGACCGGTTCGGGCCACGCAAGGTCATGATCTGGGCCGAGATCCTGTGCATCGCTCCGGTGCTCTGGATGATGGTTGCGCCGACGTTCCCGCTGTTCATCGTGGGCTCGGCGCTCTTCTCGCTCTTCGGCATCCCCACGTGGACGGCAGGCGCATCCTTCGCGCCGTACATCACCGAGGGCAGGGAAGAGCTCGAGCGGGCGAACGCGTACATCGAGGGCGGCAGCTCCATCGGTTTCGTCATGGGTCCGGCCGTGGGCGCGCTCATCTCGAACGCGTTCGGCATGCGCTCGGTCTTCTGGGTCATGGCCGTGGCCTCGGCGGTCGCTGCCGTGGTGGCGTACTTCACGCGCATCGACGAGACTCCGCGCGAGCATGTCTCGGGTAACGCCTGGGCCGACTTCACCGACGGTCTCAAGATGGCGTACACGACGCGCTCGCTGCGCTACTACATCCTGCTCGGCTCGGCCGTGTGGTTCGGCTTCGGCGGCTTCCAGGCGCTCGAGTCGCTGTTCTACCGCGACGTGGTGGGCGTGGGTGTCGAGTGGCTGGGATGGATGAACACCGTCTTCGGCGTGGGCCTCGCGGCGGGTGCCGCTATGCTGCCGCGCCTCCCGAGGAAGCTGGTGACCGCGCGGGGTCTGGCGATCATGACAGCGCTTGCCGGCCTGGGCTCGATACTCTACGTGGGCTCGACCGACCTCATGTTCATCGCCGTGGGCGCTCTCATCTGGGGATTCATCATCGGCGCCGAGGAACCGCTCCTGCGGACGCTCATGCATCTCGACTCGCCGCACGAGTACGTGGGCCGCATCATCGGCACGGCGCAGTGGCACAGAAGCGCGGGCGAGCTGCTGCCGCTCGCGTTCGTCCCTGCGCTTGCGGCGACCATCGGCATCCAGCAGACGCTCATCGGAGGTGGCATCCTCGTGGCGATCGCTGCGCTCGGCAGCATGGGTACAGCAACCGCGCTCGATCGCACGCGTCGGGCGAACGGCGTCGTGCCGGTGGAGCCTGCGCCTGAATCTGCCTGA
- a CDS encoding branched-chain amino acid transaminase has translation MALPEMEYIWMDGSLVPWADAKVHVLTHALHYGSGVFEGERCYETADGPAIFRSRDHAERLLRSAKMLYMDPGVSAEEIMEIKREVIRANKLKSCYIRPLVFRGYGVMGLDPIPAPVQMIIAVWPWEAYLGEEGLKQGVDVGVSSWRQRGINATPPAIKACGQYLNSSFARIEANRHGYNEAILLNEEGRVCEGTGENLFIVRDSVISTPPVSDGILEGITRDSLMIIADNLGYPVIEESLVRTDLYTADEFFMTGSAAEVVPVRSVDGYSLGEPGPVTRELQEMYGRIVRGEEPDYEEWLDRV, from the coding sequence ATGGCGTTGCCTGAGATGGAGTACATCTGGATGGATGGGTCGCTCGTGCCCTGGGCGGACGCCAAGGTACACGTTCTCACGCACGCGCTTCACTACGGCTCCGGCGTATTCGAGGGCGAGCGGTGCTACGAGACCGCCGACGGCCCCGCCATCTTCCGCAGCCGCGACCACGCCGAACGCCTGCTGCGCAGCGCGAAGATGCTGTACATGGATCCCGGTGTGTCTGCCGAGGAGATCATGGAGATCAAGCGCGAGGTCATCCGCGCCAACAAGCTCAAGAGCTGCTACATCCGGCCGCTCGTCTTCCGCGGCTACGGCGTGATGGGTCTCGATCCGATCCCGGCACCCGTGCAGATGATCATCGCCGTGTGGCCATGGGAGGCCTATCTCGGCGAAGAGGGCCTGAAGCAGGGCGTGGACGTGGGCGTCTCCAGCTGGCGGCAGCGCGGCATCAACGCCACGCCGCCCGCCATCAAAGCGTGTGGCCAGTACCTCAACAGCAGCTTCGCGCGCATCGAGGCCAACCGCCACGGCTACAACGAGGCCATCTTGCTCAACGAAGAGGGCCGTGTCTGCGAGGGCACCGGCGAGAACCTCTTCATCGTGCGTGACAGCGTGATCTCCACGCCGCCGGTCTCGGACGGCATCCTCGAGGGCATCACCCGCGATTCGCTCATGATCATCGCCGACAACCTCGGCTACCCCGTGATCGAGGAGTCGCTCGTACGCACCGACCTGTACACCGCCGACGAGTTCTTCATGACCGGCTCGGCTGCCGAGGTCGTGCCCGTGCGCAGCGTGGACGGGTATTCGCTCGGCGAGCCCGGCCCGGTGACCCGGGAGCTTCAGGAGATGTACGGCCGCATCGTGCGCGGCGAGGAGCCCGACTACGAGGAGTGGCTCGACCGGGTGTAG
- a CDS encoding fused MFS/spermidine synthase: protein MTGSQEATAVAHTPRTIAVAMVAYGLSGTAALTYEIAWMRELSSMFGATAYASGILLAAFMTGLGLGALLGSRIARTAEHPLRSAAHAELAVAVCSLVTLVALRVLPGTYFDLVKMTSMSGAAFLALQFAVAFIVMLPPTIAMGATYPLAIEALARRQALGNWAGRLYSTNTAGAIAGSLMTSFLIIPLVGLKGALVTAAALSSVAALIFGAMSAHTGARPLSRSAEFALVPAVLLAVLLVPSPTGAPLGIGQVYFYESSEQYRRLADASTVLYEEEGVYSRVTVYQNPWGVRTLANGALDEGNSDDYDRTTTTLLALGPTASLESTGSALVVGLGTGYTSQTYDRLGFDHVTTVEINPEVLPAATYFIGEIPEDGSWRVIVDDARAHLLTSTDSYDAITSEPSWPWSSGVAALFTEEFMLAARSRLNPGGVYAQWLPNYLLEPADVAMMYKTMRRVYPRVDVWAINFPEDSESELLLIGHLDARGPSMEETATRVGGLMPAFAADNATLTPDSLTPYSRTDELEAALDDPSIPVNTDDHSRLEYRTFRNLVNNVIAGSRAR, encoded by the coding sequence ATGACCGGATCGCAGGAGGCAACGGCAGTCGCTCACACGCCCCGGACGATCGCCGTCGCGATGGTAGCGTACGGCCTGTCAGGAACCGCCGCGCTCACCTACGAGATAGCCTGGATGCGAGAGCTCAGCTCGATGTTCGGTGCAACCGCGTACGCGTCGGGCATTCTGCTGGCCGCGTTCATGACCGGACTCGGACTCGGGGCGCTGCTGGGCTCGCGCATCGCGCGCACCGCAGAGCATCCGCTGCGCTCGGCCGCCCATGCCGAGCTTGCCGTGGCGGTGTGCTCGCTGGTCACGCTCGTCGCACTGCGAGTTCTTCCCGGAACGTACTTCGACCTGGTGAAGATGACGAGCATGTCAGGGGCCGCTTTCCTCGCGCTGCAGTTCGCGGTCGCCTTCATCGTGATGCTGCCACCGACCATCGCCATGGGCGCCACCTACCCGCTCGCCATCGAGGCGCTCGCTCGTCGCCAGGCCCTCGGCAATTGGGCAGGTCGCCTCTACTCCACCAACACCGCGGGGGCCATCGCCGGTTCGCTCATGACCAGCTTTCTCATCATCCCACTGGTGGGACTGAAGGGCGCGCTTGTGACCGCCGCCGCCCTGAGCTCGGTCGCAGCCCTGATCTTCGGCGCGATGTCGGCGCATACCGGTGCACGGCCACTCTCGCGGTCCGCCGAGTTCGCGCTGGTACCCGCGGTGTTGCTCGCGGTACTCCTCGTCCCCTCACCGACAGGCGCGCCTCTGGGCATCGGCCAGGTGTACTTCTACGAGTCTTCGGAACAGTACAGGCGCCTTGCCGATGCGAGCACCGTCCTGTACGAGGAGGAGGGCGTCTACTCGCGGGTCACGGTCTACCAGAACCCGTGGGGCGTGCGCACGCTCGCAAACGGCGCGCTGGACGAGGGCAACAGCGACGATTACGACCGGACCACCACCACGCTGCTGGCTCTCGGTCCGACCGCGAGTCTCGAGAGCACGGGCTCGGCGCTTGTGGTCGGGCTCGGCACGGGCTACACCTCTCAGACGTACGACCGGCTCGGCTTCGACCACGTGACGACCGTCGAGATCAACCCGGAGGTTCTGCCGGCGGCAACGTACTTCATCGGCGAGATTCCGGAGGACGGAAGCTGGCGTGTCATCGTCGACGATGCACGCGCGCACCTGCTGACCAGCACCGACTCCTACGACGCCATCACCTCGGAGCCAAGCTGGCCCTGGAGTTCCGGCGTGGCGGCGCTGTTCACCGAAGAGTTCATGCTGGCGGCGCGCTCCCGTCTCAATCCGGGAGGCGTCTACGCGCAGTGGCTGCCGAACTACCTGCTCGAACCGGCCGATGTGGCGATGATGTACAAGACCATGCGCCGGGTCTACCCGCGCGTGGACGTCTGGGCCATCAACTTCCCCGAGGATTCCGAGTCTGAATTGCTGCTGATCGGCCACCTGGACGCGCGCGGTCCCTCGATGGAGGAGACAGCCACTCGCGTAGGTGGATTGATGCCCGCGTTCGCGGCCGACAACGCAACGCTCACTCCGGATAGTCTGACGCCGTACAGCCGAACGGACGAGCTCGAAGCCGCGCTCGACGACCCGTCGATTCCCGTGAACACCGACGACCACTCGAGACTCGAGTACCGCACGTTCCGCAACCTGGTGAACAACGTCATCGCCGGATCGAGGGCCCGCTAG
- a CDS encoding PBP1A family penicillin-binding protein — MSRQRLVKILTWASGVLAVVLVLLLAFAGYLWNLSTTLPDLRADPDAFEVAQTSIVYAADGEVLAEWYDTEDRTVVENDVIPEQVKDAVVAIEDKRFYEHSGVDFQAIARALSVNTEAGEVRQGGSTITQQTVKLLFTDGERTLTRKIEEALLALQLETRADKDEVLGVYLNTVYFGRGAYGVESAAHRFFGSTTADLTLAQSALLAGCIQSPTRFDPFVNPAEALDRRNLVLREMRDQGYLTTEEAAEATAEPLGLKEDTAVAAAQFAPYFVEYVRRELLEELGSERLYGGGLRIYTTLDPAAQRSAEAAAASVLPNPGDPEVAVAAVRYRDGAVVAIVGGRNFATEQFDLATQGKRQTGSAFKPFVLAAALEQGYTLDSMWDASPFETPVKDEIWHVENYENSITGGMYTLETATVWSINTVYARLITAVGADKVVDVAHRMGITSEIDPDPAIALGGLSRGVSPLEMASAFGTIANGGVAIAPSGVDRVTDDEGTLVYAPNREGTQAISAEVATTLAYVLNRVYTNGTGQAANFGAWGAVKTGTAQSWRDAWIVGYSGDLSTAVWVGYPQAQVAMENVHGIRVTGGSFPAAVWKAFMQVASVSTTPATATSTDAQVGAGDQVYTVCSESYKIARPECPETMELVFPAGSLTEHCDVEH; from the coding sequence TTGAGCAGGCAGCGGCTCGTGAAGATACTCACTTGGGCATCGGGCGTGCTCGCCGTCGTCCTCGTGCTGCTGCTTGCGTTCGCAGGCTACCTCTGGAATCTCTCCACCACGCTTCCCGACCTGCGCGCCGATCCCGATGCGTTCGAGGTGGCGCAGACGTCGATCGTGTACGCAGCCGACGGCGAAGTGCTCGCCGAGTGGTACGACACCGAGGACCGCACGGTGGTCGAGAACGACGTGATCCCCGAGCAGGTCAAGGACGCGGTCGTGGCTATCGAGGACAAGCGTTTCTACGAGCACAGCGGCGTGGACTTCCAGGCGATCGCCCGTGCGCTTTCGGTGAACACCGAGGCCGGCGAGGTTCGCCAGGGCGGCTCGACGATCACGCAGCAGACCGTGAAGCTGCTGTTCACGGACGGCGAGCGCACGCTCACACGCAAGATCGAGGAGGCGCTCCTCGCGCTGCAGCTCGAGACGCGGGCCGACAAAGACGAGGTGCTCGGCGTCTACCTCAACACGGTCTACTTCGGCCGAGGCGCGTACGGCGTGGAGAGCGCGGCACACCGCTTCTTTGGCTCGACGACCGCCGATCTCACGCTCGCGCAGTCGGCGCTGCTCGCCGGTTGCATCCAGAGTCCCACGCGCTTCGATCCGTTCGTGAACCCCGCCGAGGCGCTGGACCGGCGCAATCTCGTGCTCCGGGAGATGCGCGATCAGGGCTACCTCACCACCGAGGAGGCTGCCGAGGCGACCGCCGAGCCGCTCGGCCTCAAGGAAGACACTGCAGTCGCCGCCGCGCAGTTCGCGCCGTACTTCGTGGAGTACGTGCGTCGCGAGCTGCTCGAGGAGCTTGGCTCCGAGCGCCTCTACGGCGGCGGTCTGCGCATCTACACGACGCTCGATCCGGCCGCGCAGCGCTCCGCCGAGGCGGCCGCGGCAAGCGTGCTCCCGAATCCGGGCGATCCGGAGGTGGCCGTTGCTGCGGTGCGGTATCGCGATGGCGCGGTGGTGGCGATCGTGGGCGGGCGCAACTTCGCCACCGAGCAGTTCGACCTCGCTACGCAGGGCAAGCGGCAGACAGGCTCGGCGTTCAAGCCCTTCGTGCTCGCCGCCGCGCTCGAGCAGGGCTATACGCTCGACAGCATGTGGGACGCGAGCCCGTTCGAGACCCCGGTCAAAGACGAGATCTGGCACGTGGAGAACTACGAGAACTCGATCACGGGCGGCATGTACACGCTGGAGACCGCCACGGTGTGGTCGATCAACACCGTGTATGCACGACTCATCACCGCGGTGGGTGCCGACAAGGTCGTGGACGTGGCGCATCGCATGGGGATCACCTCGGAGATCGATCCCGACCCGGCAATCGCGCTCGGCGGGCTTTCGCGCGGCGTGTCGCCGCTCGAGATGGCCTCGGCGTTCGGCACCATCGCTAATGGCGGCGTTGCCATCGCGCCCTCGGGCGTCGACCGCGTGACCGACGACGAGGGCACGCTCGTCTATGCGCCCAACCGGGAGGGCACGCAGGCGATCTCGGCCGAGGTGGCCACTACGCTCGCCTACGTGCTCAACCGCGTCTACACGAACGGGACCGGTCAGGCCGCGAACTTCGGCGCGTGGGGTGCGGTGAAGACCGGCACCGCGCAGTCGTGGCGTGACGCGTGGATCGTGGGGTATTCGGGCGATCTGAGCACCGCCGTGTGGGTGGGGTACCCGCAGGCCCAGGTGGCGATGGAGAACGTGCATGGCATACGTGTGACCGGTGGCAGCTTCCCGGCGGCCGTGTGGAAGGCGTTCATGCAGGTGGCGTCGGTCAGCACGACGCCGGCCACCGCCACCTCCACCGACGCGCAGGTGGGCGCGGGTGACCAGGTGTACACGGTGTGCTCCGAGTCGTACAAGATCGCGCGGCCGGAGTGTCCCGAGACGATGGAGCTCGTCTTCCCGGCCGGCTCTCTCACGGAGCACTGCGACGTCGAGCACTGA
- a CDS encoding fused MFS/spermidine synthase produces the protein MTHASDTTRSTTAPGVVVPIVVFASGAIVMVLELVGSRLLAPFFGNSLFVWTSLIGVMLAFMALGGYVGGRLADRRLSTTILFWILLGASASISVVALAERALLSALAEGPNLRVAAVLSATILFAVPSMLLGAVSPYCTRLRLHALADSGATVGSLYALSTFGSIVGTFAAGFWLIATVGSHELISWLAAGVLALSLLVAAPLASRRIAALAGGAALVLLAMLASHGYDGSFDTQYDRYFIGMTREADTDRAIVTLARDDYSIESATYVDTGEPYLLDYYGYYDLALASVPTVRRTLLIGGGAFSYPRHQLQVRPDSTADVVEIDPDLVEVARSTFSLTADSRLEVIVEDGRTYLNRSDDTYDAILIDAFKSASSIPYQLTTIESMRHCYRLLDDRGVLAMNIVASPTGPGSRFLWAEVRTLEAVFPQVEVFAVYDSARPDEIQNMAVIASKSTSVDLLERLAEISPDLAARRVEAPGEETGLPIITDDFAPVDQYLMDL, from the coding sequence ATGACACACGCTTCCGATACCACCCGGTCCACCACCGCGCCTGGTGTCGTCGTGCCTATCGTGGTCTTCGCATCCGGAGCGATCGTCATGGTCCTCGAACTGGTGGGCTCCCGCCTGCTCGCTCCGTTCTTCGGCAATTCCCTCTTCGTCTGGACGAGCCTCATCGGGGTGATGCTCGCCTTCATGGCTCTCGGCGGCTACGTGGGCGGGCGCCTCGCAGATCGTCGCCTCTCAACCACCATCCTGTTCTGGATCCTCCTTGGCGCGTCAGCCTCGATCTCGGTCGTGGCACTCGCCGAGCGTGCGCTCCTATCCGCACTTGCCGAGGGCCCGAACCTCCGTGTGGCAGCGGTTCTGTCCGCCACGATCCTGTTCGCGGTTCCGTCCATGCTCCTCGGTGCTGTCTCGCCGTACTGCACCAGACTGCGCCTCCACGCGCTTGCCGACTCCGGCGCGACGGTCGGGTCTCTGTACGCGCTCTCGACGTTCGGCAGCATCGTCGGCACCTTCGCCGCCGGTTTCTGGCTGATCGCCACGGTGGGCAGCCACGAACTCATCAGCTGGCTCGCCGCCGGCGTGCTGGCGCTCTCGCTCCTCGTGGCCGCGCCACTTGCCTCCCGGCGCATCGCGGCACTCGCAGGCGGGGCCGCGCTGGTCCTTCTCGCGATGCTTGCCTCCCATGGTTACGACGGCTCCTTCGACACGCAGTACGACCGGTACTTCATCGGCATGACCCGTGAGGCCGACACCGACAGAGCGATCGTGACGCTTGCACGCGACGACTACTCGATCGAATCGGCGACCTACGTGGATACCGGGGAACCGTACCTGCTGGACTACTACGGCTACTACGACCTGGCTCTCGCCAGCGTACCGACCGTCCGGCGCACGCTTCTGATCGGCGGCGGGGCCTTCTCGTATCCGCGGCACCAGCTGCAGGTGCGCCCCGATTCCACTGCCGACGTGGTCGAGATCGACCCCGACCTCGTCGAGGTCGCGCGCTCCACGTTCTCGCTGACCGCCGATTCCCGGCTCGAAGTGATCGTGGAGGACGGCCGGACGTACCTGAACCGCTCAGACGACACGTACGACGCCATCCTCATCGACGCATTCAAGTCGGCGAGCTCCATCCCCTACCAGCTGACGACCATCGAGTCGATGCGCCACTGCTATCGACTTCTCGACGACCGCGGTGTACTGGCCATGAACATCGTGGCGTCTCCCACAGGTCCCGGAAGTCGGTTCCTCTGGGCCGAGGTAAGGACCCTTGAGGCGGTCTTCCCGCAGGTGGAGGTATTCGCGGTCTACGATTCGGCGCGGCCCGATGAGATCCAGAACATGGCGGTGATCGCCAGCAAGAGCACCTCGGTCGACCTGCTGGAGCGGTTGGCCGAGATCTCACCGGATCTGGCGGCGCGACGCGTCGAGGCCCCCGGGGAGGAGACCGGACTCCCCATCATCACGGACGACTTCGCACCCGTCGACCAGTACCTGATGGACCTGTGA
- a CDS encoding lysylphosphatidylglycerol synthase transmembrane domain-containing protein codes for MRFGKMIRALVFAVLASALVYAVMVALSDGPAVLDAFARIPAALVVLLVGMSTAAYVARGLRWGWLMRRLGYPVSTRDALYLHFAGQTMSVSPARVGEVLKPWLAREVTGMPMSVGIALVFCERVADLIAVCILALGALSLVGGDIWVLVASLIAVMAGTALASSEWFHRVVLRVLSRQAWARHHQEALASMSETVRTSLAWRTLLLAVPVSVFAWGLEGVGLWLLVREAAPGALGPWATVSVYAVATLVGAFSFLPAGIGLTEASLAGVLVASGLHPSAAAASTLVIRVTTLWWSVACGWLALGTRPALSRRLFGRAAPEEE; via the coding sequence ATGCGTTTCGGCAAGATGATCAGAGCACTGGTGTTCGCCGTGCTGGCGAGTGCGCTCGTCTACGCCGTGATGGTGGCCCTGAGCGACGGACCGGCGGTTCTGGACGCGTTCGCGAGGATCCCGGCGGCTCTTGTCGTGCTGCTTGTGGGGATGAGCACCGCTGCGTACGTCGCACGCGGTCTGCGGTGGGGGTGGCTCATGCGACGCCTCGGCTATCCGGTGAGCACTCGAGACGCGCTCTACCTCCACTTCGCCGGGCAGACCATGAGCGTCTCCCCGGCGCGTGTCGGCGAGGTGCTCAAGCCGTGGCTTGCGCGTGAGGTGACAGGAATGCCGATGAGCGTCGGCATTGCGCTTGTCTTCTGCGAGCGCGTGGCGGATCTCATAGCAGTGTGCATCCTTGCGCTCGGCGCCCTCTCCTTGGTGGGCGGCGACATCTGGGTGCTGGTGGCCTCCCTGATTGCTGTCATGGCTGGAACCGCGCTGGCTTCCTCCGAGTGGTTCCACCGCGTCGTCTTGCGTGTGCTCTCCCGCCAGGCATGGGCGCGTCACCATCAGGAGGCCCTTGCCTCCATGTCCGAGACCGTCAGGACCTCGCTCGCATGGCGAACGCTGCTCCTGGCTGTGCCCGTCTCGGTCTTCGCGTGGGGTCTTGAGGGTGTCGGCCTCTGGCTGCTCGTACGAGAGGCCGCTCCCGGGGCGCTGGGTCCGTGGGCGACGGTGTCCGTCTACGCCGTGGCGACGCTGGTGGGCGCGTTCTCGTTCCTGCCGGCAGGGATCGGGCTCACAGAGGCGTCGCTTGCAGGCGTTCTCGTGGCGTCAGGACTCCACCCCTCGGCGGCGGCGGCCTCGACGCTCGTGATACGGGTGACGACACTCTGGTGGTCGGTCGCGTGCGGATGGCTCGCCCTGGGTACCCGACCGGCGCTGTCGAGGCGGCTGTTCGGGAGGGCCGCTCCCGAGGAGGAGTAG